agcattaagatccaggggatgaaaactttatgaatttgaagatcagggtaaatttaacatttttgtctcctgggaaacatgtaagtatcttctgtagcttgtgaagggcagtactaaatgaaacaaatatgatatttaggcaaaaacaggaaactgtacacatcttcattctgttcaaaagttttcacccctggctcttaatgcattgtttttccttctgaagcatttgaagcttctgtaatagttgcatgagagtgtattcagttgtccttagtgtgaaaagatttaTCACAAAatcaaagtcattgttggaaagggatcaaatacacaaaaatgcttaaaaaaaaaaaaaaagaatatgtgggacctgaagaacagcaggcagttgaacttttcaggacaaacaagggactctaaactaaacaaactatcactaaacaaacaaaaaaaatcacagctgtggatcattcaggattcaggaaacaacacagtattaagaatcaagcagatgtaaacttttgaaaaaggtcattttttatcaattcaactattattttctttcgtggactatatgtaaacattgtttttgtgaaatgtcttattcaggccagtactaaataaaaaacatgcattttgtatgatcccttttattttggtaaaataatgaacattttgcagattttgcaaggtgtatgtaaacttttgacttcaactgtatgtattgCTTAAGCTGATTAAGGCTACATTATCATAGTGAGCTATTTACTTGGGTGCTGAAAACCCATGAAACCATTCTaactggtttgctggttttagctggtcttccagcctgctCATTTTCTTTTTTACTTCGTGCCATTTGCCTCGATTAAAGTGTGGAGACAGCAAATCAAATCATGTCAGTGTAATTGAACAATTGAAAAAGAAAAACGGCTGATAAATGCTTTGCAATGTCACACTTCATTCCAGCCCACAAAGGAATAATATTCATTTGATATTGACCACTTTAAGAGCACATTAAAATCATACTACTAGAAGAAACATCCACCTTTTTCTTAAACACAGAAATTACAAGCCAATGGTGAGACTtacggttcattagctgctagggaaataagaagaataaccgcacagtaaacggtaaaacagcttgcactacaaaccagtgtgctcataattaagatatttcattaaaataacatagtaagacacaccaatttccaagctgttttgtacagttcAAAATAGCTGGggatatggaagcccgtttccgctactgaataaaaaataaaaacttatcacaattcagactttttttcttgcgacTGCGAGTTTACactttatttttctcagaattttgagatacaaagttgaaattgtgaggaaaaagtcagaattgcgagtttatatctcgcaattctgaatttatttctcgcaattgtgagtttatattccacaattctgacttcatatctagcagttctgactttgtaacaCGCAACTctgcttttatatctcacagttctgagaaaaaaaagtcagaacagtgagtttatgtgatgcagttgtaagaaaaaaagtcagaattgctaaacgtaaactcgcatttgagaaaaaaaaatctgaattgtgagataagtcgcaattaccttttttattttttattcagaagTCTAGTTCTGaggtgtgggatataaactcacaactgcaagaaaaggaattcagaattgcgagatataaactttttttttgcaactttgcatctcacaattctgagtttgtatcttgcaattgaatgaatgaatgaatgatgcatttgtatagcgctttcatgtgtatttccgtacacccaaagcgctttacaatcatatgggggatctctcctcaaccaccaccagtgtgcagcatccacttggatgatgcgtcggcagccacagtacaacggcgccagtgcgctcaccacacaccagctacaggtggagaggagagagtgatatcaGAATATCAATTCtgatcttttttctcagaattgcatcatataaactcgtaattctgactttttttctcagaactgtgagataagtgcacaattgagttataaattcagaattcttgcgatttcgactttgtatctcgcaattctgactttttttctcgcaattacgagttttatcttgcaattctgactttttttttcttacaatacaaactcacaattgcgagttataaagtccagttctgaggaggaaaaaaagactGTTATGTtcacagagtttatatctcacaattgctagtttatatcctacaattctgacttcattttttttcttcttttcaaaaaaaaggtaattgtgacttatctcacaattctgacttttttttccttgcaattctgagtttacatcttgcaattctgacttttttctcagaactgtgagataaaaatgcacaattgagtaataaattcagaattcttgcaatttcaactttgtatctcgcgatttttttccttgcaactttttttctcaaaattgcatcttataaactcgtaattctgactttttttctcagaactgtgagatataaatgcacaattgagtTATATAGAGTCacaatttcgactttgtatctcgcaattctgactttttctctcgcaattacgagttttatcttgcaattctgactttttttgtgagatacaaactcacaattgcgagttataaagtccagttctgaggaggaaaaaaagactgatatgttcacagtttatatctcacaattctattgctctcaattgctagtttatttcctacaattctgacttcattttttttcttcttttcaaaaaaaaaggtaattgtgacttatctcacaattctgactttttttccttgcaattcttactttttactcagaattgcatcatataaactcagaattctgacttttttctcagaactgtgagaaaaaaatgcacaattgagttataaattcagaattcttgcaattctgacttttttttccttgcaattacgagttttatcttgcaattctgacttttttttctcaaaattgcatcttataaactcgtaattctgactttttttctcagaactgtgagatataaatgcacaattgagtTATATAGAGTCacaatttcgactttgtatctcgcaattctgactttttttctcgcaattacgagttttatcttgcaattctgactttttttgtgagataaaaactcgcaattgcgagttataaagtccattaaGCCTTCATGTTTTATAGTCCTGAGTGGCATCTCAATCCGCAGAAGTCTGAGTCACTCACAATGCTCTGGTTGAAATGATTGACATCTTTgacctttttttgttgtttgtgttTGTCCTTGGGAGGAATAATGTAATTTGCTTATAGGGACAGCCTATGAACAAAATACAGAAATTCTGTAGCTTTTCTGCTGTGGTTACAATATAGAGCCAATTGGCGAGACTTCAATAAGAAATCAAACACTACTGGAAACGTCAAGGATGTTCTTGGAAATAAAACAGGCCAGTGAATTATATTAGTATGGCATGTTACGGTTCAAGAGTTTCCCTTAAGAAAAAAGCAGAACAAAGATCcacataaatattatttcatttgaATTCAACCGCAACAGAATACAGTCCTATCAATGAAAGCTAATATTATTCAACCTCAGAACAACATTCATATCATTAAATAGACTCATCTTATTAGGATATGAAACTCTAATAAGTAGCCTACTTTATAATCTTTATTGGCACACAGTCCCAATGGATTTTATTTATAAGACTTCGGCGTGACGTTGCCATTGAACTGTGCCATAAAATGCTCTGTAGGTTAACTGAGGTTAACTGTCTTGCTCAAGGCTGTGTGGTCACAGCTGATGAATCACTCTTTCAATAAAACAAACCAACAATGATCTTGTTACCAGCCACTACACCAAGCACCGGCATCAACCATAATGTACATTCATCAAACTGAAGATcttataaactcgtaattctgactttttttctcagaactgtgagatataaatgcacaattgagtTATATAGAGTCacaatttcgactttgtatctcgcaattctgactttttttctcgcaattacgagttttatcttgcaattctgactttttttgtgagataaaaactcgcaattgcgagttataaagtccagttctaaggaggaaaaaaagactgatatgttcacagagtttatatctcacaattctattgcttgcaattgctagtttatatcctacaattctgacttcattttattttcttcttttcaaaaaaaaaggtaattgtgacttatctcacaattctgacttttttttcccttgcaattctgagtttacatcttgcaattctgacttttttctcagaattgcatcatataaacttggaattctgactttttttctcagaactgtgagatataaatgcacaattgagttataaattcagaattcttgcaatttcaactttgtatctcgcaattctgacttttttttccttgcaattacgagttttatcttgcaattctgacttttttctcaaaattgcatcttttaaactcgtaattctgacttttttttctcagaactgtgagatataaatgcacaattgagtTATATAGAGTCacaatttcgactttgtatctcacaattctgactttttttctcgcaattacgagttttatcttgcaattctgacttttttttctccgaattgtgagatacaaacttgcaattgcgagttataaagtccagttctgaggaggaaaaaaaggctgatatgttcacagagtttatatctcacaattctgacttaattgcttgcaattgttagtttatattatacaattctgacttcatttctcagaattgcgagtttgtatctcggaattctgactttataacttgcaagtttatatcatgcaattcttactttataactctcaattgcgactttacttctcagaatttcgagtttatcttgcaattctgactttataagtcgcaataaccttttttaattaCTCAGTGGCAAAAACGGGCTTCCATGAGGGTGAGACAAGACCTTAAAGgtacaatatgtaatttttcgCCGCTAGAGGTCGCattgtttaaaaacaataacagagGCGACGCTTGATGACGCAATTACGGAGCGTAGAACGATGGCAAATGTGTTTTCACAAATCATGTTCACGGATGAGATACTGTCTTTTTTTGCCTACCAATCTTATTGAGTATCACTGGAAGAAGCTATTGTAGATAGTGTTTGAAGAGGCACTCGTCCTCTAACAGAGAACTGCTTAACTTTACACTTAGGATGTACTCCCTAGGCACAATTGCCTTGAACCGAGCCTGAGCGCGATTACTCCCGCTGGCCGCGCACTCAAACTCCGGCCGAAACACACTTACGTACGAGATAACGGAGAAAATCACTTTTTCAAATATTCTACCTAATAATAATTCATCTATGCCGTTCATTGATTTTCACTTGTATGTATCAGTGAGTTTTTACGGAGAGTGAAAGAATATGAACGTTAGTTAAAGAATTCGCAGCTTTACTGGCAAACTACAATTCCTGTTCATCAATAAGGAGAGAACCAGACCCATTATAAACTTAAATATACTttactgaattaaattatttgaaaagtgTTGTGTTGGTAATTATAGGATACATTTGTAGACACagaattgtatttgttttgtgcTCCGACGCGGTTAGCGCTTAAACTATGCGTACCGCGCCCGAGCCCAACCGAACTGCTCTCTGACCCACCTCTTTCAGCCGGGACAGGGCCAGCTAAACGAACCACGCCCGAGCGCGGCACGGAGCACTTACACAAGTCAAACGAACCGGGCTTTGGGCACGGTTTAAAACGTCTAGTGTGAGTACATCCTTACATACTGCGACATACTGACATAATGACATACTGGTCATTTATTTCACCCGTACGTTGGCGCTTCACAGAACGTGCAGGCAAAGCATAATCATGATCCATAACTATGTTATTGATTGAGGTATAAATACTAATCTAAACGAtatcaatataaatataatagtatCGATCAAGACTAGCTACTACTTTTTCTTCTTCATCTCTTCTTTGCTTCTGTTCCCCTTTGTATTTGGCGGTTCCGCAGGAACTTAGAGAAAGTAGAGGGGTCAAAGGTTATATGACGCCATAGATGGGCGACAAAACGGAAATAAAGAAACGGCCCGTGTCTTCGAATTAAACTATAAATTTCTCCGGATTTGAAAGTTTGTGGAAACTTtcgggataatgtaagtacacaactaaaaaatatatatgacatagatatagtgatttttgctatttttaaagctgaaaaattacatattgtacCTTTAAGCAAGACCCATATAATTTACAAAATGGCCGCACTCATTCTTACGTATAGTCAATTATATTCGCTTCAATAAAATAcgaaataaatgtaactgtttgCAATATTGTGGACTGTAAACACAGGGGTGAAAGATCATAATGATTTATGATTATGGGCACTGCTTCGATTCATGAAATAAATGATTTGGATGCACATGTTTGAGCACTATTAGATAAACCctgtcattttaataaataatcaatTCCAGTTTTAATTAGTTTCTCTCGTTTCCTCCTGCCCTCCATCTCGATCCTGCCATATATCGATTAACTTCAACAAATCACACAAACGCTTCCAGCATGATCAATGGACATACCAACACACAAGAGCGAAAGGGTGTCCAGCACAGaactgtgcaaaaaaaaaaaaaaagcgttttTCCGTCTCAAGTTCATCTCAAACAAACTTTCCAAGTCTCGTAAAGGAAGCATGAATCccaaagcaaactaatcaagatcTCTTTCAGAACAACACATAGAAAGCAATATAACAAGCGCATCACGTACACTGCAACATATATCATGAAGTGCTTTTCGTTTTCCACTGAATTTCTTACCAGGATCTGATGCCAAAGCATTGAGTTTTGCGTTTCTCTCCATTTCCAAGTCTTTCAACCACACAGGAGCCACAGCGCCAccaattgaaaatgtaaaaaactgcacacacacacaaatagtgAGACATTAATGAGCACAATTCACAAAGCCAGAAGTATAAATATCAAATATGCATGTCATGTATGATTTATTAATTCAGAGCTGTGAGAAAACATACCAAATGTGTTCCTGTTCACAAATGCATACGTGCTTTGAACGTAAACACAAAGAGATCAAAGgctgaaaaaagaaataaaacattgtCAAATACTAAAAAAGTAAGATCTTAAGACAGTAAATtcgatttttttgttttaaagctTTTTAATGGACACCTCAGAGCTGAGCTTTTCCAGCGGCGTTTGATGGGAAATTGCTTCTGAGGTTCCAATTATATTTCAAATTATGTTCAAATTAGGAATAATGAAAAATCCCTGCAGTTTAAAGAAGAGCAAGAGGATGAAATGACACTCAGAAAACTGTAAATGAAGAAACGCAGCAGGACGGCGGCTCAATAACCGTGTGCTTATCCACATGAAATTTAATTTACATGAACTGGTCTGTTTTAATctatttttaaacaactttattaTTATGCTGCAGATGTGTTCATCTTGACTTGCTTGATCAGCTTCatgtataaattattttttttttttaagtaatgagTTTTTAAGCATCAGAAGAGAATTAAAATTATCGTTTTTCTGGCCTGTTTGCTTGCACACATCTCATTGTGCTTCGTCTCGAAAACAGAACACTGTGTTTTGTCCAGTCACTAATTATAAGAGCCGTTTGGGGGAAGTGTTTTTTGTGGCTCATGTGAGAGATGGTTTATGGATAATAACAAACTTTTATGAGAGAGATGAAAAAACAAAGCAACCATTAGGGAGAACTGTAAGTCAGTGAAGAATTTGAAGCTTTCAGCTAAGCTAAATATATCCATATTATCACAGGAGAAGAGCAATCGCATAACTTTTAAAGCTTAGGAGAACAATCAAGTAGTCTGTAGGTTGAACATTTTATGCTTCATAGACATTTTTAGTCTATTAGACTTTTCACACATTACGTTCTGAGATTCGGGTCATTTGCGGTAAAATGTCAAATGAAGAATAGCtttaaaatgttattagaatTAACTTAATTGAATCTTATCGACAAAGAATGTCAGCAGCATAAAATCAGTCTGATATATTTTTATACTTCATATCATTATGGATTCTGTGCAATTAATGTCTGTACATTCTGCAATGATTTGGAgttataaatgtttaaatgatgggtttgtttcttacaaacaggcagcttttcacttcacaagatgttaattaatggactggagttgtgtggaatacttgtgatgtttttatcagctgtttggattctcattctgacggcacccattcactacattggtgagcaagtgatgtaatgcaaaatttctccaaatctgttcccatgaacaaacaactcatctacatcttggatgggctGAGGGAGAGTAAAAGCTAATTTAATTTTTTCCTTTACTGACTGCTTATTACTAATTCTAATTCATTTCTAATATGTATAATACATAAAGAATACCCCTATTTTCTCTGGTAACGTGATATAAACAATGTatgtgatgtaaaaaaaaaaaaaaagcgtttattttaaaattaaaaatttatttgaaaACATTGAACATGTTCTTAAGAATCTTCCTTATTTTCaaagaatacatttttaatgtttttttaaaagaagtctgttctgaccaagcctgcatttatttgatctaaagtacagcaaaaatctaaacatttagaaatattcttactatttaaaataactgctttctatttgaatatattttaacatgtaatttattcctgtgatttcaaagctgaatttttagcatcattactccagtcacatgatccttcagaaataattctaatattccaatttgctgctcaaaaaactattattattactatattgaaaacagctaagtagaaatTTTtccggtttctttgatgaatagatagttcagaagaacggcatttgaaacaaaaatagaaagcttttgtaacattataaatgtctttatcatcacttgtgattaatttaaagcatccttgataaataaaagtattcatttgaaTAATTTATTTGCCTAAAAATGGTATAGTGAATAGTATAGTGtgtgttacaaaagcattttatttcagataaatgctaatctttggatctttctatctataaaagaatcctgaaaaaagctactcaactcttttaaatattaataataataaaaacagcaaatcagcattttagaatgacttctgaaggatcatgtgacactgaagactggagtaatgatactgtaaatttagctttgattacaagaataaattacattttaaaatgtattcaaatggtaagcagttatattaaatagtggagatatttcacaatattactgcttttgctgtattttggatcaaataaatacaggcttggtaagcagaagatattcctctaaatgtaaaaaaaatctgatatatttttaaatgcattacaGATTCATACCagccaaaattaattaaaaaattgtagaaataaaataaattacttattttttaaaAGGAACACCAATGTGCATATATAGATAAAGTaaacataaatgttaaaaataaatctaaCTGTAATTTACTTTACAATCAAAGTGCATTTTTGGTATAAAACATCAATAGTTGCATCGGAAGTGGAGTCATTATGAGTCATCAGTAACTCACTTTGTAAGTGTGTTTTGACAGCACAAGagtgtttttttataatttatgatTATTTTCCCTGAGTTCTACAGTGCCTATATTTTTAGTAAATTATTAGTTGGTGACAGCCAGCTGTGGCAGCCTTTCTTAGTCTTGAGTTCTGAAAGTTATAGTATGTTTCCACAAAACAATGAACACTTTCATctcaaaagattaagaaaaaaatctctataaatatataataacccTATTTTCCAAACTGAGGCATCAGCAATGtttctgtatgtgtgtgaaaTGATCTGCACTGGCTTTAAAACAGCAGTCAGAAACATCCGACCAGAGAAGAGAGAGATGGACTCGGGAGGTCAGATGTCAGTCCTTCAGTACTTGTTCTAAAGCTGAGAGAAGGTTCCTCAGTCCGTACATGTAGCTCTCATCCGGACAGTTGCTGGGAAATACATGAGCGAAATCGATCATCTTCACCTCCACTGCCTCCTCCTGTCCAAACTGCTTTTTATCCCCCATTCCAATTTCCTTGTCTTCCTCTTCTACACTTCCTCCACGCTTTCCGTTGGCATTCCTCTCATGCTGAACGTTGTGGCAGTATGGATGACTGTGTGTTAAACTGCTCTGAAAGCTCAAAGTCTCGTGGGGGTTGTTAGAGTTGCTCTGTGGCTCCCCCTGCTGATGTTCTGTTCCTGAATCAGCTGGCTTGTGTCTGGATCCATTGATTGTGTGAGGAGAGCCTTCATACACCAGCAGCAGAGAGCTGGCATAGAAATGCAGCTGAGTCTGGCTTTCAAACCAGTGGAGAATGCTTCGGATTTTAGAGATGATCAGAGAAACTGCATGTCTCCGTAATTCTCGACCATTGTGGAAGAATCTAGTCAGGCCTAAGGAGATAAAAAATTCACAGATTAATTTT
Above is a genomic segment from Garra rufa chromosome 2, GarRuf1.0, whole genome shotgun sequence containing:
- the LOC141326431 gene encoding inositol polyphosphate multikinase-like, which gives rise to MDVKIGRRSYDPFASAEKREEQISKYPLMEEIGFLLLGMRVYQIDSDSYIAHDQLYGRSLRKDTIKNGLTRFFHNGRELRRHAVSLIISKIRSILHWFESQTQLHFYASSLLLVYEGSPHTINGSRHKPADSGTEHQQGEPQSNSNNPHETLSFQSSLTHSHPYCHNVQHERNANGKRGGSVEEEDKEIGMGDKKQFGQEEAVEVKMIDFAHVFPSNCPDESYMYGLRNLLSALEQVLKD